CGTTTTGTGACTGAACTAATGTGGCTGGTGCTGATGACCTCTTTGCCTGTGGTATTGGTGGCATCGGTGGTTGGGATTGCGGTGAGTTTATTTCAGGCACTGACTCAGATTCAGGATCAAACCTTGCAGTTTATGATCAAACTGCTGGCCGTTGCGCTAATGCTGATGGCGACCTATCACTGGTTGGGGGGCTTACTTCTGGCCTATACCCGGCAGGTGTTATTACAGATAGGTGTCCACGGATGATTAGTCAGATCAATGACGGCCTGGTCACCCTTGCTTTGGCCATGATGAGGCCGCTGGGGCTTACGCTGCTGTTTCCTTTGCTACAAATAGGCAGTTTGGGAGCGTCGTTGATCCGTAACGGTATCTTGCTGGCGATCGCGTTACCGATGTGGCCGATCATTAATGCGCAGCCGATTGTTCATCAAGGCTGGGGTTGGGTTAGCGTTATTCCCGGCGAAATGATCATTGGCCTGCTCTTAGGGTTTTGCGCCGCGATCCCTTTCTGGGCCGTCGATATGGCGGGATTTCTGATTGATACGCTGCGTGGCGCCACCATGGGAACCGTATTCAATCCGGCGATGTCGGTGCAAACCTCAATTTTTGGTTTGTTGTTTAGCCAGTTTTTATGCGCGCTGTTTTTTATTTCTGGTGGTTTTAATCTGCTTCTTTCTGCGCTGTATGCGTCATACGACTATTTTCCCGTTGGCAAAACGATGGCGTTTAATCACGCTTTTTTAGATTTTCTCCTTGCCGAGTGGCAGATCCTTTATCGTCTATGCCTTAGCTTTTCACTGCCAGCCGTACTCAGCATGGTATTGGCTGATTTAGCGTTGGGATTGCTCAATCGTTCCGCTCAGCAACTTAACGTGTTCTTTTTATCCATGCCGATAAAAAGCGTGCTGGCGCTCTTTCTGCTACTGCTGTCGCTGCCCTATGCATTTCATCGCTACCAGTTGGAAAGTGAAGTGTTGTATCGACATGTGAGCCAATGGTTAGCCAGCCATGAGTGAAAAAACTGAACAGCCCACGCAGAAAAAAAAACGTGATAGCCGCCAAGAGGGGCAGGTGGTTAAAAGCATAGAGATCACCTCCGGCGTGCAATTGCTCGCTGTGCTGGCATTTTTTCATTTCTTTTCAGATGCGGTTGTCGAGTGCGTCGCTCAGTTGATACTGCTGTCTGCACAGCTAATTAATCAACCCTTTGACTATGCCGTGAGCATGATGACGCGGGCGTTGCTTAACGCTGGAGGGAGAATGTTTGCCCTATTCGGTGGGATGCTGGCCATCGCTACCGTGGCCAGTGTGTTGGCTCAGGTGGGATTTATGCTGGCAACGAAAGCGGTTGGTTTTAAAGGCGAGAAGATTAATCCCGTGAATAATCTCAAGCAGATATTTTCTCTGCATAGTCTGATTGAGCTGCTTAAATCGAGTCTAAAAGTGGTCTTGCTATGTCTAATTTTCGTGTATCTGTTTAGCTATTACGCACCCACTTTTCAGGCGTTGCCATACTGTGACCCTGCCTGTGCTATTCCTGTCTTTTCGACCTTCGTTCGTTGGATGTGGTATGCATTACTGACGTTTTACGTAGTGCTGGGTGTTTTTGACTACGCCTTTCAAAGTCACAACACCATGAAGCAGCAGCGAATGAGTAAGGAGGATGTGAAGCAGGAAAATAAAGATATGGAGGGTGACCCACAGATGAAAAAGCGTCGCCGTGATTTGCAGCGCGAATTACAAAGTGGGAGCCTTGCGCAGAACGTGAAGCAATCCGCCGTTGTGGTGCGTAATCCAACCCATATTGCGATTTGTTTGGGCTACGATCCCGTTGATATGCCAATTCCTCGAATACTAGACAAAGGAGTTGATGCCCGAGCTGAGCATATCGTTAATCTTGCTCTGCGGGAGTCTATTCCGGTGGTCGAAAATATTGCCTTGGCGCGCCAGCTGTTTCAGGAAGTGCAATACGGTGAAATGATCCCAGAATCGCTGTTTGAACCCGTCGCTGCGCTGTTAAGGCTGGTGTTAAACATTGACTATGATGCCTAGGAAGAGGAGTAAGCAGCAGGGAATAGATATCCGCGTTTGTATATGACTCAGTGCATATTATTATTTTTAGTAACCTCAGGTAATTACCTCATGGTGCGCTTTTTAAAAAAATAATATTGTTTTTTTGTTGTGTTGATCATGAGCGTATTAAATCGGAGGGTATTATGGTTACTGCAGTAACAACAGGTGGAACCTTAGGTATTTCGCATTATAATGAAGTTGAAAGAACGAGTGGTAAAAATGATGTACTTACCGTAAGAAATAATGGAAAGGAAAACTGTCTGACCGCTGGGCGCTCGCTAGCAGAGCGTTTTATTGTTATTTTAAATAGCACATGCTTAGGGTCTCTCGGGTTTATTAAAAAACTATATGAGGCGTTAGAACATCGGGAAGCAAAAGCCATTGAATGCTTTAGTTCAGCATTAGCGAATATTTATGGCGAAGGGGCTAAAGATATCGTAAATGCGCATTTAAATGGGAAGGGGAAAATAGAGTCATCAGATGTGTCTATAATTTTTGATAAAGTAACAAAAGCAAACCCCTCTTATAAAGAATGTGATGAGAACGATAAAACAATTACAGGGAAACTGAAATTATCATTCCAGGATTTTGATATCTCTCATGTAAATAACTGCGATTTCGATTTGTTTGATATTTTATCATCAAAAGTTGATGGGTTAATCGCTAATATTGGGGGGCGAGAGCGTTTTAGTAACCAAGAAAATGTGCATTCTTTGAGAATGGCACTGATGGATTTTATTACGTCAATGCCTGCCTCATCAGATACGTTTATGGCCGCTTTCTCTAACATAGAAAACGATGTTGCAGTTCCTGACTATCATCTTAATGAAATTAATTTAAGTGAGCGCTCAAGCTGTTACCTCACAGCGGAAGATATGAATAGTCTCCTTAAGGAGGCTGGGCTTCTGAAAGAAGAATTGTTGCTTTCGGGAGTTCAAGATGTGTGCCGCCACCAAGTCTATGCCGCTCGTTTTAACCAGAGGACAAGGGAGAATATGGGCACGATAGAGAGAAGAGCTCTATCTGTGGAGTCGCTTCTTCGCGCCGTGGATGAGGATGTAGAAACGCCGGTACTACAACAGCCAGCGCCATTATCGCCATTACCGCAGACCACGTCGTCATCGCAGTATGCGCCGCCACCAACACCGCCAAAGTCGCAGCATGTTCCACCGCCGCCGCCGCCACTACCACCAAAGCCGTTGTTGCAGAATGTTCCACCGCCGCCACCGCCACCACCTAAGACGTTATCGCAGCATGTTCCACCACCACCGCCACTTCCACCAATGGTTTCCGTAGAAGCGATTGAAAATAATCAGCTAGATAAGAATAAAGTAAATTCTTCAAATAAAACTGACACAAAAATCCCAGTAAAAATGAGCTTTGAGGATGAATTGAAAAATAGAATAAAACAACATAGCAGCAAGGGTGGGGGTTTCTGAACTTGATGAGCCGGCAAAAAAAAAATTGACTTAAGACCCAATGCAAATAATGGGTTAGAAGATATTTTAAATAGAGCCATTAATGATAGAAGAAAAGCATATTCTGATGACGATAGTATCAGTTCAGAAAGTCAGAGCGAGAATGATGATGACGAGTGGGATTAATAATCGTGAGGAATTTCTATGAATCAGTATATAAAAAATCAACTTTCATTTTTATCTGAACAGTTAGGAATTGATGTATTTTTGGATGATAAGCAGCAAGCCATAATACTTATTGATGGCGTTTATCCGATTTCAATTCGTTTGATTGATAGTGCATGGCGGTTTTATGCAATGGTCTGTTATGCTAGTGATATAGCGGATTCAAACAGCGGTTATAAAAAAATGCTTTCAACGAATATGAATGAACAGGAATACGGCGGGGGTGGGGGATTGTGCCTTGATGAATCAGCAAATGCTATATTGTATATATTAAACCCCACATGCAATGAACACTCTGAAGACTTATATAATAAATTGAACGGATTCGTTAATCGTGTAGACGTTATTCGTGAGATGGTTCTGTAAGTTATATATGGATTAGTATTTTCAGCTGAAAAGATCTCCATAATCACAGAGATTTTATTTCAGAAAAAACAACCGGCCTTATGGATTAACACCGTTCACTTAAGCTCGATTTTAGGCAGAACATGCCGATGGGGTTGCAACGGCGTAAGCCGCCTAAGCGCCCAGCAGCGTGTTATGCCGAGTATCTCGATTTCTTAAACAAACGATGTTAGCCATAGGGCTGGTTTCTTTAAATAGTGGTGCCCGGACTCGGAGTAATTCAGGCCGCGGAGACCATCGGTATTCGTGGCATGTTGGTGCACGCGTTATCTAATGAGGCGCGGGAATTTTTATCTGTGAGCCATCGCCGATGACGCTGGGGGATTTGGTGGGGAGTTTATCAATTTGAAATTGATGTTTTGCCTGTGAGCATAAAAATATGAATGGGCTATTTAGATAGGATACTAAAAGTAAAGCTGGCGGGTAGTTAAAAAGATTGGTTCGAAAACGAAAGTTAGCTATGTTAGGTGAAAATTGTTCAAAAAAATGATTAGTGTTTATGGCGACTAACTCAGAGGCGTTTATCCCTTTAAAAACGACATAATACAAGCCCTATATATGGAAGGTGTTCCTGATGAATTTAATAGTCACGAGGAGGTTTCAAAAACTATTGAGTACCTAATTTCTGATCTTGAAGGAAGACTGGATGACTATCAGATAAGAGTCAATATTAAATGATAGAAATCAGTTTTTAATATTAATAAAGCAAATCTAGTAAACGATAATCATAATGTTATTTATTTCCTTTTTCAGTATCGACTCTCTAATTTTATCCTGACCTTGCTTCAGGGGAAAATATTATTATGATGTAATTATATTTCTGGATGAATCCACTAATCAGATTAAGAATCTATATTTTCGCTAACTCACAATTATATATATCTAGTGCTTTTCTGTATACATCATTAATATTACGAGGGAACCTTTCGTAAATAATAGATGGGCTGTATGAAGAGATGATATGTGTATAGGTACATTGAAGTCTCGTGGGGTCTACCCTACGATTTTTCTTGCAGATTTCATAAAGTTCTATGAGGTTTGTTAAGGAGCCAAGTTCATTGTAAGGGCACAGTAAGCCAAAGTTTTTATATGTAATAACATCATTTGAATCAAAAGGTAATGTTATTTTTGATATGGATTCAAAGATGATTTCTCCCCAGTCTGAAATGATTTTATCTTGCAATCTACCATTTCCGGTAAAGGATAAGATATCACTTATCATATTATGGTAAGTCAAAAAAGAGACCCATGGAGTTAATGCATTAAGTCCAATTGGTCTGCCAGCATATAAAAAATCCCAACTCTTCGGTTCTTCTACAGATTCTAAACCAAGTTCATCATTGATGAGCTTAAATTCATATATATAAGAGAATATTTTAGAGTCATTATTGTCAATTCCCCAGTTATTTTTCACGTTTTCTAGAAGACGTAGATATCTTTTTTTTATAACATCAAGAAATAAATTTGACTGTATTTCTACTTTTATTTCAATGTTAAAAAAACTATTATTTGTGAATATTTTATTATACAATGAATTTCTATCTTTAAATTTGAACCCTGAGCTTGCTATCTCTATTTTATTTAGTACGTCATCGAACATTTCCTTGTGGGTTTTATACATTTCAAATTTCATTAATTCCTTTTTTGCTTCAAGATGAAGATTGTTTTTATCTTGAATCTCTTTTTGAATCTCTTTTTGAATCTCTTTTTGAATCCGAAGTTGTTCAGAACGTTCTTGATCATTTTTCTTTTGTTGTTGTAGTAGGAAGATCAATGTAGCCAGAGAGGCTATTGCACTCAAAAGAGTGAATACACCCGATAAAAGTGAACCAAAATTAGACCAGTCGCCAGACTTTTTTGAAAGGCTGATATTTATTCCTTTAGATAGGAGGCTAAAATATTCTCCACTAACTGAATAATCATACAAAATAAGAATTATTACTGGTGGTACAACACCAAAAATAAAAATTGCAATCCATAGCAGTTTACTTGTAAACACTTTATTATTTCTCGCTATTTTTTCGTTTAGCTGATTATATCCTCGTTGTACTATCAGTACCACTGTATGTATCGCAATAAATGGTGCTATTCACTTCCAAAGATTTTCTTACCGACTGATTATATCTTCCTAATAAAATCGCTATTCGAAAAACCTGATTCATCGAAAACCAGATCATTGCCGCCTTGACGTCTCCGCAGACGCAGGACGTACCGTAAAAGAGTTTTCTGGGACGCGAGGATAACTGGCTTGCGCCGGGCAGGGACGCTCCAGATATGCGCTTTCAGATTAAGTTCATCTCAGCGGGCAAAACGCAGTCCACTGGATCGTAGATAAACCAAAATACGATCTGATGAAAGTTGCGCTGGTGCATCATCGATTTGGCTGGATACACCCATTTGGTAACGGCAATGGCAGAACGGTCAGATTGCTGACCTATGCACTACTCATCAAATACACTTTTGATGCTGATGAAGAAAAATAGCTCACCGGATTACTTTTTGAGCTGGTGAGTTTGCCGACGAACTCAGAGCGCCGCGCTGGATCCGCACATCTGAAGGCGTGAAGTTTATCGATGAGGTGGCGGTTTGATGCAACCGGACTGGCATTTTGCCGACATTATCACTGTACTGAAAATGCAGGGGACTTCACTGGCGGCGGTTTCGCGTAAGACTGGATGGTCTTCCTCCTCGCTGGCAAATGCTTTGGTACGGCGTTGGCCCGCTGGGTGAGCCGCTGGCGGCGAATTATCGAACGAAGTTCGATGAAGAGTCCGTATGCCAGAAAGCAAAAAACCAGCCCTTAGGCTGGTTTCTTTAAATAGTGGTGCCCGGACTCGGAATCGAACCAAGGACACGGGGATTTTCAATCCCCTGCTCTACCGACTGAGCTATCCGGGCAACGGGGCGCATTAAAACGTATTAGCGCCGCCGCGTCAATAAATTTATCACTTTCATGGTTTAAGCGCTCAATAATGACGCATTCATCGCGATGAAGTGCAGATCCTGACAGATAAAAATCATAACTTAAAATTATAAAGGTTGTGTTTTTAATCTATAAAGTGAATTTTTAAGCGTTTTTTTTAATTAAAAAATCATATTAAATTTTTTAGCACGGTTAATTACAAAACATATTTTTTACAATTTCGTATCAATTTATAATAAAACCGCATTATTTGTACAAACTCAAAAATTCAATGTTGCCGAATTTCTTTAATGATAGGATTTATTTTAATAATACAGATAAAAGCAATTCGTTACATATTACTAACTATTAGCGATGCTTAAATATGCATTCAAGGCTGGACAATAATATTTTTTTATTTATTATATACCTCGTAATAGTGATAAATATCACGGTTTACATAATCGCACAGGTTACAATGTCCTCGGTTTCCACATAAAGAGGAAATAGGAAATGGAAAATAACAATAAAGCTATGCCGCATATCCGACGCGTCACGCATCTTATGATGATGGCCCATCGTAGCTGCTTTGATTTTCACCTTTTCAACTCTAAATAATCCCCCCTCCTACGGCGTCCGTTGTTGCGGATCGTCATGCTTGCCCGATCTCATTCGTTGGTAAATCTAGTATCTAGCTGAATAATCTAGTTTTGTCCATCATTCGGTAAGCGGATTTTGACTATCCCAATAAACTCATGCGCCAATCTGGTGGCTTAGCCACCTGGCATTTATCTACCTATTCCAGTAATTCAATAACCTGAATTATTGCGGGGTAATATTGCCTTTAAAAAATAATTACGCATCGGATCCCTAAGGGGAATATCTGACGACTATGCTTTACCCTAAATTCATGACTATTAATAAAATAAGAGACCATAAATAAAATGGAAAAACTAAAAATAGCAGTTAATAACAACACCTCTGAATGCTTTAGTACCGAACGTGAAACTGTAGATATTAATAATACTAATTTTACTGATGTTTCTGCTGCCGTTATTTCCGTTGAAGATGCGGTTTCAGGCACGCTGGATACGATTGAACAAACCGGTTTCGGTATTCCTGTTTTTGTCGCCGTTTGCTGCGAAGAAGAATTGCCAGCAGAAGTACTGCCGCGTGTCACTGGCGTGTTTGAGCTGTGTGATGGCAACGTTGATTTCTACGGTAAACAGCTTGAGGCTGCTGCGGTTAAATATGAGAAAGACGTTTTACCTCCTTTCTTTGGTAGCCTCGTTGAATATGTGCAGCAGGGTAACGCCGCATTTGACTGCCCAGGGCATCAAGGTGGCCAGTTCTTCCGCCGTCATCCTGCGGGCCGTCAGTTCTTTGATTACTTTGGTGAAACATTATTCCGTTCTGACCTGTGTAACGCTGACGTATCAATGGGTGACCTGCTTATCCATGAAGGCGCTCCTTGCACCGCGCAGATGCATGCGGCCAAAGTCTTTAACGCTGATAAAACCTACTTCGTATTAAACGGCACTTCATCTTCGAACAAAGTGGTGCTGAATGCGCTGTTGGCTCCGGGTGATTTAGTGTTATTTGACCGTAACAACCATAAATCTAACCACCACGGTGCGCTAATTCAGGCGGGTGCAACGCCGGTATATCTGGAAACTGCGCGTAACCCGTTTGGCTTTATCGGTGGTATTGATTCCCACTGTTTTGAAGAGAAATACCTGCGCGATTTAGTGCGTGAAGTGGCTCCAGAACGCTCTTCAGAAAAACGCCCATTCCGCTTAGCGGTTATTCAGTTAGGCACCTACGATGGCACTATCTATAACGCCCGTCAGGTTGTCGATAAGATTGGTCATCTGTGTGATTACATCCTGTTTGACTCTGCATGGGTAGGCTACGAACAGTTCATTCCAATGATGAATGATTGCTCTCCTCTGCTGTTGGAACTGAATGAAAACGATCCGGGCATTCTGGTGACTCAGTCGGTTCATAAACAACAAGCTGGTTTCTCTCAGACTTCACAGATCCACAAAAAAGATAAACATATCAAAGGCCAAGATCGCTATGTAAATCATAAACGCATGAACAATGCTTTCATGATGCATGCGTCAACCAGCCCGTTCTATCCATTGTTTGCTGCGCTTGATGTGAACGCCAAAATGCACGAAGGCGAAAGCGGAAAACGTATGTGGATGGACTGCGTTAAAGTCGGTATCGAAACACGTAAGCTGTTGTTAAAACTCTGCAAACACATTCGTCCGTTCGTTCCTGCAACCATCGATGGCCGTAAATGGGAAGACTTTGATACCGAAGAAATGGCTAACGATCTGCGCTTCTTCGACTTCATTCCTGGTGAACGTTGGCATTCATTTGAAGGTTACGCAGAGCATCAATACTTTGTGGACCCATGCAAACTGATGCTGACCACGCCGGGTATCAACGTGCAAACCGGTGAATACGATAAGTTTGGTGTTCCAGCGACTATTCTTGCCAACTTCCTGCGTGAGAATGGCATCGTTCCAGAGAAATGTGACCTGAACTCAATCCTGTTCCTGATGACGCCTGCGGAAGATATGGCGAAGATGCAGCATCTTGTTGCACAAATCGCTCGCTTTGAACGCCTGTTAGAAGAAGATGCGCCACTGTCAGAAGTGCTGCCATCGATCTACAAAAATTACGAAGAACGTTATCAGGGTTACACCATCCGTCAGCTGTGTCAGGAAATGCATGACCTGTATGTCAGCCATAACGTGAAACAGCTGCAAAAAGAGATGTTCCGTAAAGCTCACTTCCCGAAAGTGGTGATGAATCCACAGCAGGCGAATATCGAGTTTGTCCGTGGCAACGTTGAACTGGTTGCGCTCAATCAGGTTGAAGGCCGCATCGCCGCTGAAGGCGCACTTCCTTATCCTCCAGGTGTTCTGTGCGTAGTCCCAGGTGAAATCTGGGGCGGTTCTGTACAGCGTTACTTCTTGGCATTGGAAGAGGGCATTAACCTGCTGCCAGGGTTCGCACCTGAACTACAGGGTGTCTATATCCAACAGGACGAGGATGGACGTAAACGTGCTTATGGTTATGTTATTAAACAATAAATTAGAAATCATTTCTCGGCAGGGGTACTGGCCGAAACTGATTTTCCGATAAAAGAAACAGCGGGGAGTTGCGACGTTTCCAGCTCTCCGCCAATAGATTTCATAAGAGAGATTGTTTATGAGTACGTCTAAAGGCAGTAACAAAATGGGCGTCGTTCAGCTCACAATTTTGACAGCGGTTAACATGATGGGGTCAGGGATCATCATGTTGCCGACCAAATTAGCGGAAGTGGGTACGCTTTCCATCGTTTCATGGCTGGTGACAGCGCTAGGGTCGATGGCCTTGGCCTATGCATTTGCTAAGTGCGGGATGTTTAGCCGTAAATCAGGCGGTATGGGCGGGTATGCTGAATATGCATTCGGCAAATCCGGCAACTTTATGGCGAACTACACCTACGGTGTATCGCTGCTGATTGCTAACGTGGCAATCGCGATTTCGGCTGTAGGTTACGGTACCGAATTAATGGGGGCGAACCTAACGCCACTGGGAATTTGTATCGCAACTATTGGCGTGCTGTGGCTGGCGACTATCGCTAACTTCGGTGGCGCACGCATCACAGGCCGTATCAGCGGCGTGACCGTTTGGGGCGTCATCATTCCTGTTGTCGGGATTTCCATTATCGGTTGGTTCTGGTTTAGCCCAACCATGTATGTGCAATCATGGAACCCGCATCATTTACCTGTATTTGAAGCCGTCGGTTCTTCTATTGCTATGACGTTATGGGCATTCTTGGGCTTAGAATCAGCCTGTGCGAATACCGACGTTGTTGAGAACCCTGAGCGCAACGTTCCTATCGCCGTATTGGGCGGGACGTTAGGCGCAGCGGTTATTTATATTGTGTCCACCAACGTGATTGCAGGTATTGTGCCAAACATGGATTTGGCTAACTCAACCGCGCCGTTTGGTTTGGCATTTGCCCAAATGTTTACGCCGGGCGTGGGTAAAATCATCATGGCTCTGATGATTATGTCCTGCGTAGGTTCATTGCTGGGTTGGCAGTTCACCATCGCGCAGGTATTTAAATCCTCTGCGGATGAAGGCTATTTCCCTAAAGTTTTCTCTAAATTGACTAAAGCTGAAGCGCCGGTAAAAGGCATGATCGTTATCGTGATCATCCAAACCGTGCTGTCTTTGATGACCATCAGTCCGTCGCTGAATAAACAGTTTAACGTGCTGGTTAACTTGGCGGTGGTGACCAACATTATTCCGTACATCCTTTCAATGGCGGCGTTGGTTATTATCCAGAAAGTAGCGAAGGTGAATCCTAGCAAGGCGCGTATGGCGAATATCATCGCGTTTATCGGTGCTATGTATAGCTTCTATGCGCTTTATTCATCTGGCGAAGAAGCCATGATGTACGGTGCGATTGTGACCTTCTTAGGATGGACACTGTACGGCCTGATTTCTCCACGCTTTGAAATGCAGGACAAAAATGTTTAATAGTGGTTTGTAATCAAGCTTATTAAATACTTGTTTTACCCCATGAAGAGAGCCCATTAGCGGCTCTCTTTGTTTTTCCTCATGCTCATAATCTTCTGTGTGATTTCGTCACTGCTGGCTATAGTTAGAAAACATAAGCCAGCGGAGTTAGCCAATGATTACGGTTCATCATCTTAACAATTCGCGTTCCCACCGTGTGCTTTGGACCCTCGAGGAGCTTGGTTTACCCTACCAGATTGAGCAATACCAACGCG
This is a stretch of genomic DNA from Hafnia alvei. It encodes these proteins:
- a CDS encoding EscS/YscS/HrcS family type III secretion system export apparatus protein, whose translation is MSDANLARFVTELMWLVLMTSLPVVLVASVVGIAVSLFQALTQIQDQTLQFMIKLLAVALMLMATYHWLGGLLLAYTRQVLLQIGVHG
- a CDS encoding EscT/YscT/HrcT family type III secretion system export apparatus protein yields the protein MISQINDGLVTLALAMMRPLGLTLLFPLLQIGSLGASLIRNGILLAIALPMWPIINAQPIVHQGWGWVSVIPGEMIIGLLLGFCAAIPFWAVDMAGFLIDTLRGATMGTVFNPAMSVQTSIFGLLFSQFLCALFFISGGFNLLLSALYASYDYFPVGKTMAFNHAFLDFLLAEWQILYRLCLSFSLPAVLSMVLADLALGLLNRSAQQLNVFFLSMPIKSVLALFLLLLSLPYAFHRYQLESEVLYRHVSQWLASHE
- a CDS encoding EscU/YscU/HrcU family type III secretion system export apparatus switch protein, whose protein sequence is MSEKTEQPTQKKKRDSRQEGQVVKSIEITSGVQLLAVLAFFHFFSDAVVECVAQLILLSAQLINQPFDYAVSMMTRALLNAGGRMFALFGGMLAIATVASVLAQVGFMLATKAVGFKGEKINPVNNLKQIFSLHSLIELLKSSLKVVLLCLIFVYLFSYYAPTFQALPYCDPACAIPVFSTFVRWMWYALLTFYVVLGVFDYAFQSHNTMKQQRMSKEDVKQENKDMEGDPQMKKRRRDLQRELQSGSLAQNVKQSAVVVRNPTHIAICLGYDPVDMPIPRILDKGVDARAEHIVNLALRESIPVVENIALARQLFQEVQYGEMIPESLFEPVAALLRLVLNIDYDA
- a CDS encoding CesT family type III secretion system chaperone, with the translated sequence MNQYIKNQLSFLSEQLGIDVFLDDKQQAIILIDGVYPISIRLIDSAWRFYAMVCYASDIADSNSGYKKMLSTNMNEQEYGGGGGLCLDESANAILYILNPTCNEHSEDLYNKLNGFVNRVDVIREMVL
- the speFL gene encoding leader peptide SpeFL, giving the protein MENNNKAMPHIRRVTHLMMMAHRSCFDFHLFNSK
- the speF gene encoding ornithine decarboxylase SpeF; amino-acid sequence: MEKLKIAVNNNTSECFSTERETVDINNTNFTDVSAAVISVEDAVSGTLDTIEQTGFGIPVFVAVCCEEELPAEVLPRVTGVFELCDGNVDFYGKQLEAAAVKYEKDVLPPFFGSLVEYVQQGNAAFDCPGHQGGQFFRRHPAGRQFFDYFGETLFRSDLCNADVSMGDLLIHEGAPCTAQMHAAKVFNADKTYFVLNGTSSSNKVVLNALLAPGDLVLFDRNNHKSNHHGALIQAGATPVYLETARNPFGFIGGIDSHCFEEKYLRDLVREVAPERSSEKRPFRLAVIQLGTYDGTIYNARQVVDKIGHLCDYILFDSAWVGYEQFIPMMNDCSPLLLELNENDPGILVTQSVHKQQAGFSQTSQIHKKDKHIKGQDRYVNHKRMNNAFMMHASTSPFYPLFAALDVNAKMHEGESGKRMWMDCVKVGIETRKLLLKLCKHIRPFVPATIDGRKWEDFDTEEMANDLRFFDFIPGERWHSFEGYAEHQYFVDPCKLMLTTPGINVQTGEYDKFGVPATILANFLRENGIVPEKCDLNSILFLMTPAEDMAKMQHLVAQIARFERLLEEDAPLSEVLPSIYKNYEERYQGYTIRQLCQEMHDLYVSHNVKQLQKEMFRKAHFPKVVMNPQQANIEFVRGNVELVALNQVEGRIAAEGALPYPPGVLCVVPGEIWGGSVQRYFLALEEGINLLPGFAPELQGVYIQQDEDGRKRAYGYVIKQ
- the potE gene encoding putrescine-ornithine antiporter: MSTSKGSNKMGVVQLTILTAVNMMGSGIIMLPTKLAEVGTLSIVSWLVTALGSMALAYAFAKCGMFSRKSGGMGGYAEYAFGKSGNFMANYTYGVSLLIANVAIAISAVGYGTELMGANLTPLGICIATIGVLWLATIANFGGARITGRISGVTVWGVIIPVVGISIIGWFWFSPTMYVQSWNPHHLPVFEAVGSSIAMTLWAFLGLESACANTDVVENPERNVPIAVLGGTLGAAVIYIVSTNVIAGIVPNMDLANSTAPFGLAFAQMFTPGVGKIIMALMIMSCVGSLLGWQFTIAQVFKSSADEGYFPKVFSKLTKAEAPVKGMIVIVIIQTVLSLMTISPSLNKQFNVLVNLAVVTNIIPYILSMAALVIIQKVAKVNPSKARMANIIAFIGAMYSFYALYSSGEEAMMYGAIVTFLGWTLYGLISPRFEMQDKNV